Proteins encoded by one window of Microcebus murinus isolate Inina chromosome 2, M.murinus_Inina_mat1.0, whole genome shotgun sequence:
- the ZBTB7B gene encoding zinc finger and BTB domain-containing protein 7B isoform X2 has translation MSQPGPHPPSPQAAAPGEAWPGPSQAPGQSLEEKMGSPEDDLIGIPFPDHSSELLSCLNEQRQLGHLCDLTIRTQGLEYRTHRAVLAACSHYFKKLFTEGGGGAVTGAGGGGTATGGAGAGVCELDFVGPEALGALLEFAYTATLTTSSANMPAVLQAARLLEIPCVIAACMEILQGSGLEAPSPDEDDCERARQYLEAFATATASGVPNGEDSPPQVPLPPPPPPTRPVARRSRKPRKAFLQTKGARANHLVPEVPTVPTHPLTYEEEEVTGRVGSSGGSGLGDSYSPPTGTASPPEGPLSYDAYEGEEEEEELAYPPAYGLAQGTGPPLSPEELGSDEDAIDPDLMAYLSSLHQDALTPGLDGQDKLVRKRRSQMPQECPVCHKIIHGAGKLPRHMRTHTGEKPFACEVCGVRFTRNDKLKIHMRKHTGERPYSCPHCPARFLHSYDLKNHMHLHTGDRPYECHLCHKAFAKEDHLQRHLKGQNCLEVRTRRRRKDDAPHYPPPSTATPSPAGLDLSNGHLDTFRLSLARFWEQSAPTGPPVSTPGPPDEEEEEGAPTTPQAEGAMESS, from the exons ATGTCACAGCCTGGTCCtcatcctccctctccccaagcCGCTGCTCCTGGAGAAGCCTGGCCAGGCCCCTCTCAGGCTCCTGGGCAGAGCCTAGAG GAGAAGATGGGGAGCCCCGAGGATGACCTGATTGGGATCCCATTTCCGGACCATAGCAGTGAGCTCCTGAGCTGCCTCAATGAGCAGCGTCAGCTGGGCCATCTATGCGACCTCACCATCCGGACCCAAGGCCTTGAATATCGCACCCACAGGGCTGTGCTGGCTGCCTGCAGCCACTACTTCAAGAAGCTCTTCACTGAGGGTGGTGGGGGGGCTGTCACGGGAGCTGGAGGTGGTGGGACTGCCACTGGGGGAGCAGGGGCTGGCGTGTGTGAGCTGGATTTTGTAGGGCCTGAGGCACTAGGGGCTCTGCTCGAATTTGCCTATACAGCCACGCTGACCACCAGCAGCGCCAACATGCCAGCTGTGCTCCAGGCTGCCCGGCTGCTGGAGATCCCATGTGTCATCGCTGCTTGCATGGAGATTCTGCAGGGAAGTGGGCTGGAAGCTCCCAGCCCGGACGAGGATGACTGTGAGCGAGCCCGCCAGTACCTGGAGGCCTTTGCCACAGCCACGGCCTCTGGAGTTCCCAATGGTGAAGACAGCCCTCCGCAGGTGCCCCttccaccgccaccaccaccgaCTCGGCCTGTTGCCCGACGTAGCCGCAAGCCCCGAAAAGCTTTTCTGCAAACCAAGGGGGCTCGAGCAAACCACCTAGTACCTGAGGTGCCCACAGTGCCCACCCATCCTTTGACCTATGAGGAGGAGGAAGTAACAGGCAGAGTGGGCAGCAGTGGGGGCAGTGGGCTGGGGGACAGCTACAGCCCTCCCACAGGGACTGCCTCTCCTCCTGAGGGGCCCCTAAGCTACGATGCCTATGAgggtgaggaagaagaagaggagctGGCATATCCCCCGGCCTATGGGCTGGCACAGGGCACCGGGCCCCCACTGTCCCCAGAGGAGCTGGGTTCAGATGAGGATGCCATCGATCCTGACCTGATGGCCTACCTAAGCTCCCTGCACCAGGACGCCCTGACACCAGGCCTGGACGGCCAAGACAAACTGGTGCGCAAACGCCGCTCCCAGATGCCTCAGGAGTGCCCTGTCTGCCACAAGATCATCCATGGGGCGGGCAAACTGCCACGCCACATGAGGACCCATACCGGCGAGAAGCCCTTTGCCTGTGAGGTCTGCGGCGTTCGCTTCACCCG GAACGACAAGCTGAAGATCCACATGCGGAAGCACACAGGAGAGCGCCCCTACTCGTGCCCGCACTGCCCAGCCCGCTTCCTGCACAGCTATGACCTCAAGAACCACATGCACCTGCACACGGGGGACCGGCCCTATGAGTGCCACCTGTGCCACAAGGCTTTCGCCAAGGAGGACCACCTGCAGCGCCACCTCAAAGGCCAGAACTGCCTGGAAGTGCGTACCCGGCGGCGCCGCAAGGACGACGCGCCGCACTACCCACCACCTTCCACCGCCACCCCATCCCCCGCTGGCCTCGACCTCTCCAATGGCCACCTGGACACCTTCCGCCTCTCTCTGGCTCGTTTCTGGGAGCAGTCAGCCCCCACTGGGCCCCCAGTCTCTACCCCAGGGCCTcctgatgaggaggaggaggagggggcaccCACCACACCCCAGGCTGAAGGTGCCATGGAGTCCTCTTAA
- the ZBTB7B gene encoding zinc finger and BTB domain-containing protein 7B isoform X1 encodes MGSPEDDLIGIPFPDHSSELLSCLNEQRQLGHLCDLTIRTQGLEYRTHRAVLAACSHYFKKLFTEGGGGAVTGAGGGGTATGGAGAGVCELDFVGPEALGALLEFAYTATLTTSSANMPAVLQAARLLEIPCVIAACMEILQGSGLEAPSPDEDDCERARQYLEAFATATASGVPNGEDSPPQVPLPPPPPPTRPVARRSRKPRKAFLQTKGARANHLVPEVPTVPTHPLTYEEEEVTGRVGSSGGSGLGDSYSPPTGTASPPEGPLSYDAYEGEEEEEELAYPPAYGLAQGTGPPLSPEELGSDEDAIDPDLMAYLSSLHQDALTPGLDGQDKLVRKRRSQMPQECPVCHKIIHGAGKLPRHMRTHTGEKPFACEVCGVRFTRNDKLKIHMRKHTGERPYSCPHCPARFLHSYDLKNHMHLHTGDRPYECHLCHKAFAKEDHLQRHLKGQNCLEVRTRRRRKDDAPHYPPPSTATPSPAGLDLSNGHLDTFRLSLARFWEQSAPTGPPVSTPGPPDEEEEEGAPTTPQAEGAMESS; translated from the exons ATGGGGAGCCCCGAGGATGACCTGATTGGGATCCCATTTCCGGACCATAGCAGTGAGCTCCTGAGCTGCCTCAATGAGCAGCGTCAGCTGGGCCATCTATGCGACCTCACCATCCGGACCCAAGGCCTTGAATATCGCACCCACAGGGCTGTGCTGGCTGCCTGCAGCCACTACTTCAAGAAGCTCTTCACTGAGGGTGGTGGGGGGGCTGTCACGGGAGCTGGAGGTGGTGGGACTGCCACTGGGGGAGCAGGGGCTGGCGTGTGTGAGCTGGATTTTGTAGGGCCTGAGGCACTAGGGGCTCTGCTCGAATTTGCCTATACAGCCACGCTGACCACCAGCAGCGCCAACATGCCAGCTGTGCTCCAGGCTGCCCGGCTGCTGGAGATCCCATGTGTCATCGCTGCTTGCATGGAGATTCTGCAGGGAAGTGGGCTGGAAGCTCCCAGCCCGGACGAGGATGACTGTGAGCGAGCCCGCCAGTACCTGGAGGCCTTTGCCACAGCCACGGCCTCTGGAGTTCCCAATGGTGAAGACAGCCCTCCGCAGGTGCCCCttccaccgccaccaccaccgaCTCGGCCTGTTGCCCGACGTAGCCGCAAGCCCCGAAAAGCTTTTCTGCAAACCAAGGGGGCTCGAGCAAACCACCTAGTACCTGAGGTGCCCACAGTGCCCACCCATCCTTTGACCTATGAGGAGGAGGAAGTAACAGGCAGAGTGGGCAGCAGTGGGGGCAGTGGGCTGGGGGACAGCTACAGCCCTCCCACAGGGACTGCCTCTCCTCCTGAGGGGCCCCTAAGCTACGATGCCTATGAgggtgaggaagaagaagaggagctGGCATATCCCCCGGCCTATGGGCTGGCACAGGGCACCGGGCCCCCACTGTCCCCAGAGGAGCTGGGTTCAGATGAGGATGCCATCGATCCTGACCTGATGGCCTACCTAAGCTCCCTGCACCAGGACGCCCTGACACCAGGCCTGGACGGCCAAGACAAACTGGTGCGCAAACGCCGCTCCCAGATGCCTCAGGAGTGCCCTGTCTGCCACAAGATCATCCATGGGGCGGGCAAACTGCCACGCCACATGAGGACCCATACCGGCGAGAAGCCCTTTGCCTGTGAGGTCTGCGGCGTTCGCTTCACCCG GAACGACAAGCTGAAGATCCACATGCGGAAGCACACAGGAGAGCGCCCCTACTCGTGCCCGCACTGCCCAGCCCGCTTCCTGCACAGCTATGACCTCAAGAACCACATGCACCTGCACACGGGGGACCGGCCCTATGAGTGCCACCTGTGCCACAAGGCTTTCGCCAAGGAGGACCACCTGCAGCGCCACCTCAAAGGCCAGAACTGCCTGGAAGTGCGTACCCGGCGGCGCCGCAAGGACGACGCGCCGCACTACCCACCACCTTCCACCGCCACCCCATCCCCCGCTGGCCTCGACCTCTCCAATGGCCACCTGGACACCTTCCGCCTCTCTCTGGCTCGTTTCTGGGAGCAGTCAGCCCCCACTGGGCCCCCAGTCTCTACCCCAGGGCCTcctgatgaggaggaggaggagggggcaccCACCACACCCCAGGCTGAAGGTGCCATGGAGTCCTCTTAA
- the DCST2 gene encoding DC-STAMP domain-containing protein 2 translates to MARNSRSTEPGGHLLETGKHLVSAAMPKGMKDAVYPLREEEPSMARALVLSVGAFSLGLLLATAYGLLELLVEGQSPWGCLVGTLTLAAFLSLGMAFSRQVRVTVFLLLPQAFSRQGRMLLLVAAFGLVLQGPCANTLRNFTRASEAVACGAELALNQTAEMLERARQPLVSALNKIKAIAQKAKQVADRVRKFFRSIMDGVKHVARALRNVWYWLLHIGDVCNSELGNPYLKCARVFDDAKDSCMKVIPQAYHLCYVLMPFKLVLCGLASLAQVFCVIPKYIQPFLRKTIGTPVMKLIDRVRQEFEFNMTVTHHFSVDLNASRSLSQVAVDLREAVSMKLYRVREALALMGYTTPLLLVLLYLQALFYRYCYLNWDNFDNVYITSRFLHMEAVRATAGLPTVLPLSAHEAGRYIQPGSIFLSRWEQLVYTLETFNLIRHLLLVLLLVFLDYAVFWVLDVARYQLQGEIVARSPVLVSITVKGTGYTGNIYRDLVSAFDVLQQGNVTVLSPRCLLRPSEPDATGYVVIGIMYGLCFFVTLFGNYVSRLRRVICASYYPSREQERISYLYNILLSRRTSLLSALQRAVRRRAANEDHSSVFLVLASRCPCLGPFVNQFWGHQAYCLGCGQLQDEEDRQNFVSCSTPSCKGLYCLTCFRLLDNTCSVCASPLSYQGDLDLELDSSDEEGPQLWLAAAQRKDPEQEWLLRQQLQDTLDRSLSTESSSEASDLDEEKGPRQRRNSQQPVPETSQPASIPVPPEPHRPPEKSSAPKADPAPASEPPVPLSPPSAPNPSLTSQE, encoded by the exons ATGGCGAGAAATTCCAGGAGCACAGAACCTGGTGGGCATCTCCTAGAGACAGGCAAACATTTGGTCTCAGCAGCCATGCCCAAAGGCATGAAGGACGCTGTGTACCCCTTGAGGGAAGAGGAGCCTAGCATGGCACGAGCTTTGGTCCTCAGTGTGGGGGCTTTTAGCTTGGGCTTGTTGCTGGCCACAGCCTATGGGCTTCTGGAGCTCCTGGTGGAAGGGCAAAGCCCCTGGGGCTGCCTGGTGGGCACCCTCACTTTGGCTGCCTTCCTGAGCCTGGGCATGGCATTCTCTCGCCAGGTCCGAGTCACTGTCTTCCTGCTGCTGCCCCAGGCCTTCTCCA GGCAGGGCCGTATGCTGCTGTTGGTGGCTGCCTTTGGGCTGGTGCTGCAAGGGCCTTGTGCCAACACCCTGCGCAACTTCACCCGGGCCAGTGAGGCTGTAGCCTGTGGGGCAGAGCTGGCCCTGAACCAGACAGCTGAAATGCTGGAGCGGGCCAGGCAGCCCCTTGTCA gTGCCCTGAACAAGATTAAAGCCATTGCCCAGAAGGCCAAACAAGTGGCTGACCGGGTCCGCAAGTTCTTCCGGTCAATCATGGACGGTGTGAAGCATGTAG ccagggccctgcGAAATGTGTGGTATTGGCTCCTACACATTGGCGATGTGTGCAACTCGGAGCTGGGCAACCCTTACTTGAAGTGTGCACGGGTTTTCGACGATGCCAAGGACAGCTGCATGAAGGTCATCCCACAAGCCTACCACCTGTGTTACGTGCTCATGCCCTTCAAACTGGTGCTCTGTGGACTTGCCAGCC TGGCCCAGGTGTTCTGCGTCATCCCCAAGTACATCCAGCCCTTCTTGCGCAAGACCATCGGCACGC CTGTGATGAAGTTGATTGACCGGGTacgtcaggagtttgagttcAACATGACAGTCACCCACCACTTCTCTGTGGATCTCAATGCCTCTCGGAGCCTGTCCCAGGTGGCAGTGGACCTCCGCGAGGCCGTCAGCATGAAGCTGTACCGCGTCCGGGAGGCCCTGGCCCTGATGGGCTACACCACGCCTCTGCTGCTCGTGCTGCTCTACCTCCA AGCCCTGTTTTACCGGTACTGTTACCTGAACTGGGATAATTTCGACAACGTCTACATCACCAGCCGATTCCTGCACATGGAGGCCGTGCGCGCCACGGCGGGGCTGCCCACGGTGCTGCCGCTCAGTGCCCACGAGGCCGGCCGCTACATCCAGCCGG GCTCCATCTTCCTGTCCCGATGGGAGCAGTTGGTCTACACCCTGGAGACCTTCAACCTTATCCGACACCTCCTCCTTGTGCTGCTTCTGGTCTTCCTGGACTATGCTGTCTTCTGGGTGCTCGACGTGGCCCGGTACCAGTTGCAGGGGGAGATCGTGGCCCGCA gccctgtgttagTATCTATAACCGTGAAAGGAACCGGCTATACTGGGAATATTTATCGTGACCTGGTGTCGGCATTTGACGTCCTGCAGCAAGGCAACGTCACTGTTTTGTCCCCACGCTGCCTCCTGCGTCCCTCAGAGCCCGATGCCACTGGCTACGTCGTCATCG GCATCATGTATGGCCTATGCTTCTTCGTCACTCTATTTGGCAACTACGTCAGTCGGCTGCGGCGGGTCATCTGTGCCTCCTACTACCCATCCCGGGAGCAG GAGAGGATCTCCTACCTCTACAACATACTTCTGAGCCGCCGAACCAGCCTGTTGTCTGCCCTGCAACGAGCAGTGAGGCGGCGTGCAGCTAACGAGGACCACAGCAGTGTTTTCTTAGTGCTGGCCAGCCG GTGCCCCTGCCTGGGTCCATTTGTCAACCAATTCTGGGGGCATCAGGCCTACTGCCTGGGCTGTGGGCAGCTCCAGGATGAGGAGGACAGGCAGAACTTTGTGTCTTGTAGTACCCCGAGCTGCAAAG GCCTCTACTGCCTCACCTGCTTCCGCCTCCTGGACAACACCTGCTCTGTGTGTGCATCTCCTCTCTCCTACCAGGGGGACCTGGACCTGGAGCT GGACTCTAGTGACGAGGAGGGCCCCCAGCTATGGCTGGCTGCAGCTCAAAGGAAGGACCCTGAGCAGGAGTGGTTACTGCGGCAACAGCTCCAGGACACACTGGACAGGAGCCTCTCCACGGAGTCCAGCTCCGAGGCCAG TGACCTGGATGAAGAGAAGGGGCCTCGGCAGAGAAGGAACAGCCAGCAGCCTGTACCTGAGACCAGTCAGCCTGCCAGCATTCCTGTGCCTCCTGAGCCCCACAGACCACCTGAGAAATCCTCTGCCCCCAAAGCAGACCCTGCCCCAGCTTCAGAACCCCCAGTCCCTCTCTCACCTCCCTCTGCTCCTaatccctccctcacatctcaaGAATAA
- the DCST1 gene encoding E3 ubiquitin-protein ligase DCST1, protein MDVKRHQNGAKGQRRKPPHSTVHRLLSWGLPVTCRQFLWRQPGEFPVTTFLLGAGAGGLLAIGLFQLLVNPINIYEEQKMVMLYSLVGLGAIGWGTSPHIRCASLLLVPKMLGREGRLFVLGYALAAIYEGPVANLRHNLNEVISSLGCTVELQINNTRAAWRISTAPLRAVFKDLLGSKESLKAETQNITTSFQDLDGQVNSEAGYKPEDVSDSEKTAQGIKTHQAPASRFHLSTQKMYEMKTKLRCSYVVNKAILSCRRWFDRKHEQCMQHIKVPLLNHLLCLPMKFKFFCNIAKAMEFWCRSRIPVEGNFGQTYDSLNQSIHGLDGEFSANIDLKEAKQAGLLGLNTSWEHVSTEVRDYVERQEAWLEHTLGLLHVLLSCTFLLVLRASFSYMDSYNQDIRFDNVYISTYFCQIDERRKQLGKRSLLPLRKAEAKTVIFPCKPTIQASEMRNVVRELLETLPILLLLLVMCGLDWALYCIFDTIRHHSFLEYSFYSSHKLEVKVGGDSMLARLLRKTIGALNTSSETVVKSNNMPCLPQPVGLDARAYWRAVLPTSLLLCLCLVQAFGYRLRRVIAAFYFPKREKKRILFFYNELLKKRAAFTKLRRAAIMRRAQQQKAPRHHLVDILHRRCPLLRPWLRRRCVVCLAPETLESYVCPTLDCEAVYCLSCWDDMRQQCPACTPREELSSSAFSDSNDDTTYAE, encoded by the exons ATGGACGTTAAACGTCATCAGAATGGAGCCAAAGGGCAGAGAAGGAAACCACCCCATTCCA CGGTGCACAGGCTCCTGAGCTGGGGGCTGCCAGTGACCTGCCGCCAGTTCCTGTGGCGCCAGCCAGGCGAGTTTCCTGTCACTACTTTCCTGCTGGGGGCAGGCGCTGGGGGCCTCCTGGCCATAG GTCTCTTTCAGCTCCTGGTGAACCCCATAAACATCTATGAAGAGCAGAAGATGGTGATGTTGTACAGCTTGGTGG GCTTGGGGGCCATAGGCTGGGGGACCTCCCCTCACATCCGCTGTGCCAGCCTCCTGCTAGTCCCCAAGATGCTGGGCAGAGAGGGCAGGCTCTTTGTCCTCGGATACGCCTTGGCTGCCATCTACGAGG GGCCAGTGGCCAATCTGCGGCACAACCTCAATGAGGTGATATCATCGCTGGGCTGCACCGTGGAACTGCAGATCAACAACACGCGCGCGGCCTGGCGCATCTCCACGGCCCCCTTGCGAGCCGTGTTCAAGGACCTGCTG GGCAGCAAAGAATCACTGAAGGCAGAGACTCAGAACATCACCACTTCCTTTCAAGACCTGGATGGCCAGGTGAATAGTGAGGCTGGCTACAAGCCAGAGGATGTCTCGGACTCAGAGAAGACAGCCCAAGGCATAAAGACCCACCAAGCCCCAGCCTCCAGGTTCCACCTCTCGACACAGAAGATGTATGAGATGAAGACCAAGCTGCGCTGCTCCT ATGTGGTGAACAAGGCCATACTCAGCTGCCGTCGTTGGTTTGACCGGAAGCATGAACAGTGCATGCAACACATCAAGGTCCCACTGCTCAACCACCTGCTCTGTCTGCCCATGAAGTTCAAGTTCTTCTGTAACATTGCCAAGG CGATGGAGTTTTGGTGCCGCAGTCGCATCCCAGTGGAAGGCAACTTTGGGCAGACCTACGACTCCCTCAACCAGTCTATTCATGGCCTGGATGGGGAATTTTCAGCCAATATTGACCTCAAG GAAGCGAAGCAGGCGGGGCTGCTGGGCCTCAACACGAGCTGGGAGCATGTGAGCACCGAGGTGCGGGACTATGTGGAACGCCAGGAGGCCTGGCTGGAGCACACCCTGGGGCTGCTGCACGTGCTGCTGTCCTGCACCTTCTTGCTGGTCCTCCGCGC GTCCTTCTCCTACATGGACAGCTATAACCAGGACATTCGCTTTGACAATGTCTACATCAGCACCTACTTCTGTCAGATCGATGAGCGCAGGAAGCAGCTG GGCAAACGGTCTCTGCTGCCACTCCGCAAAGCCGAGGCAAAAACCGTCATCTTCCCCTGCAAGCCCACTATTCAGGCCTCGGAAATGAGAAATGTG GTGAGGGAGCTCCTGGAGACGCTGCccattctgctgctgctgctggtgatGTGCGGACTGGACTGGGCTCTCTACTGCATCTTCGACACCATCCGCCACCACTCCTTCCTGGAGTACTCCTTCTACA GCAGTCATAAACTGGAGGTGAAGGTCGGTGGAGACTCCATGCTTGCCCGGCTTCTTAGGAAAACCATTGGGGCCCTGAACACCTCCTCAGAGACAGTGGTGAAATCAAACAACATGC cctgcctgccccagcctgtgGGCCTGGATGCCAGGGCCTACTGGAGAGCCGTACTGCCAACTAGCCTGCTACTGTGTCTCTGCCTGGTACAGGCTTTTGGCTACCGGCTCCGGAGAGTCATTGCAGCCTTCTACTTCCCCAAG cGAGAGAAGAAGCGGATCCTGTTCTTCTACAATGAGCTATTGAAAAAGAGAGCAGCCTTCACCAAATTGAGGAGGGCTGCCATCATGAGGCGAGCACAACAGCAGAAGGCTCCG CGCCACCACCTGGTGGACATCCTGCACCGCCGCTGCCCGCTCCTGCGGCCCTGGCTGCGCCGGCGCTGCGTGGTGTGCCTGGCACCCGAGACGCTCGAGTCCTACGTGTGCCCGACGCTGGACTGCGAGGCCGTGTACTGCCTGTCGTGCTGGGACGACATGCGGCAGCAGTGCCCGGCCTGCACGCCCCGCGAGGAGCTCTCCTCCTCCGCCTTCAGTGACAGCAATGACGACACCACCTACGCAGAGTGA